From a region of the Coprococcus comes ATCC 27758 genome:
- a CDS encoding tyrosine-type recombinase/integrase, with translation MAKGSVRKKGKKWYARFYIEDESGRKVQKEFVGTESKSETEALLRKAIADYEEKKFVAKSENITVGMLLDLWVEEEVKPGNLSNGTVMSYQGTVNRIKQHPIGNRKLKTVTADHLQAYIDFLSFGGTNPDGTTAKALSKGYLRLFSAVLQGAFRFAVFPKRLITFNPMQYVVWRGKKEEYELFSYEDGETTSTPTLSYDQYQRLEDFLKKKNNPALLPIQIAYYTGLRIGEVCGLTWQDINLEEQYLTVRRSMRYNGARHKTEIGATKRKKIRTVDFCDTLAAILKTAKAEQHKNRFRYGELYSLNYYLEVKEKDRTYYEVYSLPRAEEVPEGYKELSFVCLRPDGAFEAPSTVGIMCRTARKKLEGLEDFHFHMLRHTYTSNLLSNGAAPKDVQELLGHTDVSTTMNIYAHATREAKRTSARLLDKVIGGA, from the coding sequence ATGGCAAAAGGTTCTGTAAGAAAAAAAGGTAAAAAGTGGTACGCACGCTTCTACATCGAAGATGAAAGCGGCAGAAAAGTACAGAAAGAGTTTGTGGGAACAGAAAGCAAGTCTGAAACAGAAGCCCTGCTCAGAAAAGCAATCGCTGACTATGAGGAAAAGAAATTCGTTGCGAAGTCTGAAAACATCACGGTTGGTATGCTGCTCGATCTGTGGGTGGAGGAAGAAGTGAAACCCGGTAATCTCAGCAATGGTACGGTAATGTCCTATCAAGGAACGGTCAACCGTATCAAACAGCACCCGATAGGAAACCGAAAGCTGAAAACCGTAACCGCCGACCATTTACAGGCGTATATAGACTTTCTCAGCTTTGGAGGCACAAATCCTGACGGTACAACTGCAAAGGCACTCAGCAAAGGGTATCTCCGATTGTTTTCGGCTGTTTTACAAGGGGCGTTCCGTTTTGCAGTATTCCCGAAAAGGCTGATAACCTTTAACCCGATGCAGTATGTGGTATGGCGAGGAAAGAAAGAAGAATACGAGCTGTTCTCTTACGAGGATGGGGAAACAACTTCCACACCAACGCTCAGCTATGACCAGTATCAGAGGTTAGAGGACTTCCTGAAAAAGAAAAACAATCCTGCACTTCTTCCTATACAGATAGCCTATTATACAGGCTTGCGTATTGGAGAGGTCTGTGGTCTGACTTGGCAGGACATCAACCTTGAAGAACAATATCTGACAGTACGCCGCAGTATGCGTTACAACGGGGCAAGGCACAAAACAGAAATAGGGGCAACAAAGCGTAAAAAAATCCGCACCGTTGACTTTTGCGATACGCTTGCCGCAATCCTGAAAACTGCGAAAGCAGAACAGCATAAAAACCGTTTCCGATACGGGGAACTGTACAGTCTTAATTACTATTTGGAGGTCAAAGAAAAAGACCGCACCTATTATGAGGTTTACAGTCTGCCGAGGGCGGAGGAAGTCCCAGAGGGGTACAAGGAATTATCCTTTGTCTGCCTTAGACCTGACGGGGCATTTGAAGCACCGAGTACGGTGGGGATTATGTGCAGGACAGCGAGAAAAAAGTTGGAGGGATTGGAGGATTTCCACTTCCATATGCTCAGACACACCTATACAAGCAATCTGCTTTCAAACGGTGCAGCACCTAAAGATGTGCAGGAACTACTCGGACACACTGATGTTAGTACCACAATGAACATTTACGCTCACGCTACAAGGGAAGCGAAGCGTACTTCCGCAAGACTACTGGATAAGGTAATCGGCGGAGCATAA
- a CDS encoding helix-turn-helix domain-containing protein, with product MSNIKMGLTIEEAAECTGIGRNTMRKLVDWGKLPVLKVGRKAIIRRDTLERFMSVNQGRNLLNENDVRKVE from the coding sequence ATGAGCAACATCAAAATGGGTTTAACCATAGAAGAAGCAGCAGAATGTACGGGTATCGGAAGAAATACAATGCGTAAGTTGGTAGACTGGGGCAAACTTCCCGTCCTCAAGGTCGGCAGAAAAGCGATTATCCGCAGGGATACTTTAGAGCGATTTATGAGTGTCAATCAGGGAAGAAACCTGCTCAATGAAAACGATGTCCGCAAAGTAGAATAA
- a CDS encoding cysteine-rich KTR domain-containing protein, which yields MPTIISEWIYCPVCGNKTRTMIREDTELKNFPLYCPKCKQETIINVQDMKITLADSK from the coding sequence ATGCCAACTATTATTTCAGAATGGATATATTGCCCTGTATGCGGCAATAAAACCCGTACTATGATACGGGAAGATACGGAATTAAAAAACTTTCCTCTCTACTGTCCGAAATGTAAGCAGGAAACAATCATCAATGTTCAGGATATGAAAATTACACTTGCAGACAGTAAATAA
- the mcrC gene encoding 5-methylcytosine-specific restriction endonuclease system specificity protein McrC, translated as MIPVQNIYYMLSYAFQALQAQNYKDLATENFHNTAELCAAILDKSISIQLKRGLGRDYVPKSESLSTLQGKLNISESIKTQTLLKKQMICTYDEFSTNTQFNQIIKSTMLLLLKANITNTRKKSLRNLLLFFSDVNEIDLRFVNWNQHYNRSNQSYQMLIGICYLIYNGLLQTQNDGTSKIMDFFDEQRMCRLYEKFLLEYYRKEHPELSANASQIAWQLDDSENQLLPKMQTDIMLSQGNNILIIDAKYYSHMTQQQYGTNTLHSNNLYQIFTYVKNKEFELKDCEHTVSGMLLYAQTDEDVIPNNTYQMSGNQISVRALNLNQNFSKISENLNSIVKDNFT; from the coding sequence ATGATTCCTGTACAAAATATTTATTATATGCTGTCCTACGCTTTTCAGGCATTACAAGCACAAAATTACAAAGATCTGGCCACAGAAAATTTTCATAATACCGCTGAATTATGTGCAGCCATTCTTGATAAGAGCATTAGCATACAGTTAAAACGAGGCTTAGGAAGAGATTATGTGCCAAAATCAGAATCTCTTTCTACACTACAGGGAAAGCTTAATATTTCTGAATCCATTAAAACTCAAACTCTGCTGAAGAAACAAATGATTTGTACATACGATGAATTTTCAACTAATACACAATTTAACCAAATTATTAAATCTACAATGTTATTGCTTCTTAAAGCCAATATCACAAATACGCGAAAAAAGAGTCTACGAAATCTGTTATTGTTTTTTTCTGATGTTAATGAAATTGATTTACGTTTTGTAAATTGGAACCAACATTATAATCGTTCCAATCAAAGTTATCAAATGTTAATTGGAATCTGTTATCTGATTTATAACGGACTTCTACAGACACAGAACGACGGTACCTCAAAAATAATGGATTTTTTTGACGAACAACGTATGTGCCGTTTATATGAAAAATTTTTGCTTGAATACTATCGTAAAGAACATCCAGAACTATCTGCCAATGCCTCACAGATTGCATGGCAACTTGATGATTCTGAGAACCAATTGCTTCCCAAAATGCAAACTGATATTATGTTGTCTCAGGGAAACAATATACTTATTATCGATGCAAAATATTATTCACATATGACTCAGCAGCAATACGGAACAAACACTTTACATTCCAATAACCTCTATCAGATTTTTACATATGTGAAAAATAAAGAATTTGAATTAAAAGACTGTGAACATACTGTCTCTGGAATGCTTCTTTATGCACAGACTGATGAAGATGTTATTCCCAATAATACATACCAAATGAGCGGAAATCAGATTTCTGTGCGTGCATTGAATTTAAATCAGAATTTTTCAAAAATTTCTGAAAACTTGAACTCTATTGTTAAAGATAACTTCACTTAA
- a CDS encoding AAA family ATPase, whose product MSNIQITENGSGKYSPEWFYSESQTPEWISFAHKADELRENFINLFGIERLKSLFGKDLLTSLFYNDEGTKTNLCYRLEMDKDIREVFGSISGGAAYKFGLFYHKKNQSWTCGSPLKPIHLTEDEAIQKAEEMRNDLVEGAEIISSFGPLDSEKDYEQLYKQLEHIPGINMVWRMKYYQMLFPTLFAPFYGQDIQLRVLHFLNQKPSDIPFIRMGQISLYARKCNVPGVVFAHIYGKNVGYTNETNDSDTNTLSDKKHKTHYWMYTVFDDKSWNECQQKGIMVLGMDDIGDYSQFASKEALRQELIDVYDSSTSRKNQALMAWNFANTVSVNDVIFAKRSNTLLGKGIVTGNYVFDDLRQEYKNVRAIKWLQVGEWEHPGNAVAKRLTDITPYTDYIEKLTSIFAPDELDDVDTQPEIDYPAYSSADFLSDVYMNGQDYKTLVNVLKMKKNIILQGAPGVGKTFTAKRLAYSIIGAKNPDRVQMIQFHQSYSYEDFIEGYRPTENGFTIKKGSFYKFCKMAEDDDENDYFFIIDEINRGNLSKIFGELFMLIEKDKRGIELQLLYSDENFSVPANVYIIGMMNTADRSLAMLDYALRRRFSFFTMKPGFNTPGFQAYQDSLKNDAFNKLIACVKQLNSKIAEDISLGEGFCIGHSYFCGLTPETANTQTLSSIVEYELIPLLKEYWFDEPAKIVDWSDRLRSAVK is encoded by the coding sequence ATGTCGAACATTCAGATAACAGAAAATGGGTCAGGAAAATATTCTCCTGAATGGTTTTATAGCGAATCTCAGACTCCAGAATGGATTTCATTTGCTCACAAGGCTGATGAGTTACGAGAAAATTTTATAAATCTTTTTGGAATAGAACGCTTAAAATCACTTTTTGGAAAAGATTTGTTAACTTCTTTATTTTATAATGACGAAGGAACTAAAACCAATCTCTGCTATAGACTTGAAATGGACAAAGATATCCGCGAAGTATTTGGAAGTATTTCCGGCGGAGCAGCATATAAATTTGGATTATTCTATCATAAGAAAAATCAAAGTTGGACCTGTGGATCTCCATTAAAACCTATACATCTTACTGAGGATGAAGCAATACAAAAAGCAGAAGAAATGCGAAATGATCTGGTTGAAGGTGCTGAAATAATATCTTCTTTTGGTCCTTTAGATTCTGAAAAAGATTACGAACAACTCTATAAACAGCTGGAACATATCCCGGGAATCAATATGGTATGGCGCATGAAATATTATCAAATGCTCTTTCCAACATTATTCGCTCCATTTTATGGACAGGATATTCAGCTGAGAGTATTGCATTTTCTAAATCAAAAACCAAGTGATATTCCTTTCATTCGCATGGGACAAATTTCATTATATGCAAGAAAATGCAATGTTCCCGGAGTTGTCTTTGCTCATATTTATGGGAAAAATGTAGGATATACTAATGAGACTAATGATTCTGACACAAATACGCTTTCCGATAAAAAACATAAAACGCACTACTGGATGTATACCGTCTTTGATGATAAAAGTTGGAATGAATGCCAACAAAAAGGAATCATGGTTTTAGGTATGGACGATATTGGTGATTATTCCCAATTTGCTTCCAAGGAAGCTCTCCGTCAAGAACTGATAGATGTGTACGACAGTAGTACTTCACGAAAAAATCAGGCTTTGATGGCATGGAATTTTGCAAATACCGTATCAGTTAACGATGTGATTTTTGCGAAACGTAGCAACACTCTTCTTGGTAAAGGTATTGTCACTGGAAATTATGTCTTTGACGATCTTCGTCAGGAATATAAAAATGTCCGTGCTATAAAATGGCTTCAAGTTGGCGAATGGGAACATCCTGGTAATGCAGTAGCAAAACGCTTAACTGATATCACTCCATACACTGATTATATTGAAAAGCTTACTTCCATCTTTGCTCCAGATGAATTAGATGATGTAGATACACAACCAGAAATAGACTATCCAGCTTACTCTTCTGCAGATTTTCTCTCAGATGTGTATATGAATGGACAAGATTATAAAACACTGGTAAATGTTTTAAAAATGAAGAAAAATATTATTTTACAAGGCGCACCTGGAGTTGGAAAAACTTTTACTGCCAAACGACTTGCTTATTCCATTATCGGCGCAAAAAATCCTGACCGTGTTCAAATGATCCAATTCCACCAGAGTTACTCCTACGAGGATTTTATTGAAGGATACCGACCAACGGAAAATGGATTCACAATTAAAAAGGGTTCTTTTTACAAATTCTGCAAAATGGCCGAGGATGATGATGAAAATGATTATTTCTTTATTATTGATGAAATCAATCGTGGTAATTTAAGTAAAATATTCGGTGAATTATTTATGCTGATTGAAAAAGATAAGCGGGGGATTGAACTGCAATTGTTATATTCTGATGAGAATTTCTCTGTACCTGCAAATGTATATATTATTGGTATGATGAATACTGCTGATCGTAGTCTTGCTATGTTAGATTATGCTTTAAGACGACGTTTTTCATTTTTTACTATGAAACCGGGGTTTAATACGCCTGGTTTTCAAGCTTACCAAGATTCTCTAAAAAATGATGCCTTTAACAAATTAATTGCTTGTGTGAAACAACTCAATTCCAAGATAGCAGAAGATATATCACTAGGTGAAGGATTCTGTATTGGTCACAGTTATTTTTGTGGTTTAACACCAGAAACAGCCAACACACAAACTTTGTCATCCATTGTAGAATACGAATTGATTCCACTTTTAAAAGAATATTGGTTTGATGAGCCCGCAAAAATCGTAGATTGGTCTGATCGACTAAGGAGTGCTGTTAAATGA
- a CDS encoding MATE family efflux transporter, producing the protein MSKTKTIDLTSGPILKTLAELALPIMASSLLGTAYNITDMAWIGMLGSKAVAGVGVGGMYVWLSQGLVALPRMGGQVNVAQACGRGDYEQARGYAASALRLTFLLGILFAAVCIVFIHPLLGFFNLGDAETYTAAKLYTLITCGLILFSFLNLTLTGLSTAQGDSKTPLMANLLGLVGNMILDPILILGFGPFPRLEVVGAAVATVTSQILVLIVMLIRIMHSDLEPNILQNTHVLSRFPAKYYISIFKIGFPTAVQSSIYCMISMILTRMVSAFGAGAIATQRVGGQIESVSWNTADGFAAALNAFVGQNYGAKKPDRIRKGYNISFKILAVWGLIVTGAFVFLPGPIASLFFHEKDVLAIAINYLIIIGFSETFMTIELMTIGALSGLGMTKLCSIISIVLTSARIPLAMILTQTSLGLNGVWWALTITSITKGIVFYFTFHHTSRHLPDANDN; encoded by the coding sequence ATGAGTAAAACAAAAACAATCGACCTGACTTCCGGGCCGATTCTAAAGACGCTGGCAGAGCTGGCACTTCCGATCATGGCTTCCTCGCTGCTGGGGACAGCCTACAATATTACGGACATGGCATGGATCGGCATGCTGGGTTCCAAAGCCGTTGCCGGGGTGGGCGTTGGGGGAATGTACGTCTGGCTCTCACAAGGGCTCGTGGCACTTCCGCGAATGGGCGGACAGGTCAATGTCGCACAGGCTTGCGGACGCGGAGACTATGAACAGGCAAGGGGATATGCCGCTTCCGCTCTACGACTTACATTTTTACTGGGAATTTTATTTGCCGCAGTATGTATCGTGTTTATTCATCCGCTGCTCGGCTTTTTTAACCTCGGAGATGCAGAAACTTATACCGCTGCGAAATTATATACACTGATCACCTGCGGACTGATTCTGTTTTCATTTTTAAATCTGACTCTGACCGGACTTTCTACTGCGCAGGGAGATTCCAAGACACCGCTTATGGCAAATCTTCTTGGTCTGGTTGGTAATATGATCCTGGATCCGATTCTGATCCTCGGATTTGGACCATTTCCAAGGCTTGAGGTTGTTGGCGCTGCAGTTGCTACCGTGACCTCGCAGATACTGGTTCTGATCGTCATGCTGATTCGGATTATGCACTCTGATCTGGAACCAAATATTCTGCAAAACACGCATGTACTGTCGCGTTTCCCTGCAAAATACTACATCAGTATTTTTAAAATTGGATTTCCGACAGCAGTACAGAGCAGTATTTACTGCATGATTTCCATGATTCTCACACGAATGGTTTCTGCATTCGGGGCAGGTGCCATTGCCACACAGCGAGTCGGCGGACAGATTGAATCTGTTTCATGGAACACTGCTGACGGCTTTGCTGCTGCGTTAAATGCTTTCGTTGGTCAGAACTACGGTGCAAAGAAACCAGACCGTATTCGGAAAGGATATAATATTTCATTTAAAATCCTCGCTGTCTGGGGACTCATTGTAACCGGTGCTTTCGTATTCCTGCCAGGACCGATTGCTTCCCTTTTCTTCCACGAAAAAGATGTTCTGGCGATTGCGATCAACTATCTGATCATCATCGGATTCAGCGAAACCTTTATGACCATTGAGCTTATGACCATCGGCGCACTTTCCGGTCTTGGTATGACAAAGCTTTGCAGTATCATCAGCATTGTCCTCACCAGTGCCAGAATCCCACTTGCCATGATCCTCACTCAAACCAGCCTCGGTCTGAATGGTGTATGGTGGGCACTTACAATTACCTCTATCACCAAAGGAATTGTTTTCTACTTCACCTTCCACCACACCAGCAGACACCTACCTGACGCTAATGACAATTAA
- a CDS encoding TetR/AcrR family transcriptional regulator: MPPKVKITKEMIIDAAFEIARSEGAENINARTVSKKLGCSTQPVMYHFKTIEELKKTVYVKADEYHSEYITNIQSENPMKDIGLNYIRFAETEKNLFRFLFQTNEFIGKNISELINSEELQPIIAILSKEVEVNTEQAKTIFRSLFLIAHGYASMFANNEMTYDEQTIISDLDLVFDGTVYSLKGGL, translated from the coding sequence ATGCCACCAAAGGTGAAAATTACAAAAGAGATGATTATAGATGCAGCATTTGAGATAGCACGAAGTGAGGGAGCAGAAAATATCAATGCACGAACTGTATCAAAAAAATTAGGCTGTTCCACTCAACCTGTTATGTATCATTTTAAAACAATAGAGGAATTGAAAAAAACTGTATATGTTAAGGCAGATGAGTATCATTCCGAATATATAACTAATATTCAGAGTGAAAATCCGATGAAAGATATTGGACTGAATTATATACGCTTTGCTGAAACAGAAAAAAATTTGTTTCGGTTTCTATTTCAAACAAATGAGTTTATAGGAAAAAATATTTCTGAGTTGATAAATTCTGAAGAATTACAGCCTATTATAGCTATACTGAGTAAAGAAGTAGAGGTCAATACAGAACAGGCGAAAACCATTTTCCGTTCATTATTCCTGATTGCACACGGATATGCAAGTATGTTTGCAAATAACGAAATGACCTATGACGAACAGACGATTATATCTGATTTAGACTTGGTATTTGACGGAACAGTTTATTCATTGAAAGGAGGATTATAA
- a CDS encoding TnpV protein — MNKYIYDESNGLWYELQRDYYIPCLTLPAEKENKPIGLWGQRHKRYLQEHKRAFYATLLTSGKLNAYLADVDKQAEERFERIVEQMKQAQGITERLKAKNALEWVGQMNNIRACAMEIVEREIIFA, encoded by the coding sequence ATGAACAAGTATATTTATGATGAAAGCAATGGTCTTTGGTATGAACTGCAAAGAGATTATTATATCCCTTGCCTGACCTTACCAGCCGAAAAAGAAAACAAACCTATCGGTTTATGGGGGCAGCGACACAAACGATATTTACAGGAACATAAGAGGGCGTTTTACGCCACGCTACTCACAAGTGGCAAGTTGAATGCTTATCTTGCGGATGTCGATAAACAGGCGGAGGAACGCTTTGAAAGGATTGTAGAACAGATGAAGCAGGCACAGGGTATCACGGAACGCCTAAAGGCGAAAAATGCCTTAGAATGGGTTGGACAGATGAATAACATTCGGGCTTGTGCTATGGAGATTGTGGAGAGGGAAATTATATTCGCATAA
- a CDS encoding replication initiator protein A: MKYLYMNEQERQIQYYQFPKFLLELQLSQNARIIYMLLYDRARISRKNNWTDEDGRVYAIFPIEELSQKTGKCKSSVKKALKELDDAGLLIRKFGGFSKPRHMYVMIPDKVEVFGKVQLQTDIKKADREFKNELSYGQNDNSTKDINTASNKVIEKNNSSNKYGVSSYSIKNQKMNYECGEGESL; the protein is encoded by the coding sequence ATGAAATATTTGTACATGAATGAGCAGGAGCGGCAGATACAGTATTATCAATTTCCAAAATTCTTGCTGGAATTACAGCTAAGTCAGAATGCAAGAATTATTTATATGCTGTTGTATGACCGGGCGAGAATATCACGAAAGAATAATTGGACAGATGAGGATGGAAGAGTATATGCAATATTTCCAATTGAAGAACTATCACAGAAAACCGGGAAGTGCAAATCTTCTGTTAAAAAGGCTTTGAAAGAACTAGATGATGCAGGACTGCTAATTCGGAAATTTGGTGGATTTTCAAAACCAAGACATATGTATGTAATGATACCAGACAAAGTAGAGGTTTTTGGAAAGGTACAATTACAGACAGATATAAAGAAAGCCGATAGAGAGTTTAAAAATGAGCTTTCATATGGTCAGAATGATAACTCTACAAAGGATATAAATACGGCATCTAATAAAGTAATAGAGAAAAATAACTCAAGTAATAAGTATGGAGTAAGTAGTTACAGTATAAAGAATCAAAAGATGAATTATGAGTGTGGGGAGGGAGAAAGCCTGTGA
- a CDS encoding MobA/MobL family protein: MARHSFIQMSKLPNVKGRISYITSHARQENLYATYRTADNEFWSNLARESQQEFKRSGTEGKCIEARELIIALPEVYTRYEPQEVLEDFTEEFHRRYGVECVSALHHNKRKTNYHIHLIFSERKLLPEPDIKRATRSVFYDETGKRVRTKKEITGEDGQIRKGCTVIKKGEVYESHLFTVKDDKFKSEPFLREVKEIYTDLINRHISDPEQQLKVFDKNSVYLPTKKIGKNNPKAAEIEADNTARQEWNRTADMALLSGISEAKILEVKQTEIHEKASQSIMSKGWLPNLFRGIVAKAKDFLQSLIREKDMPPKPTLDIDMAEFRHMRSLMIKAHEGAKEIRHLQDDILPKLRAQLADTKGIFKGKERKTITEQIQQTEKKISVKLDKLPDILKEDGYPDVQAFMRTFREMESVVEQYNRDLAEWERQVSRKPTATAKAQYRPPEKQSVLKHLREIQERNKQKPPQRQRKKSFDRDSR; the protein is encoded by the coding sequence ATGGCAAGACATTCATTTATACAGATGTCGAAGCTACCCAATGTCAAGGGAAGAATATCCTATATCACAAGCCACGCAAGACAGGAAAATCTCTATGCCACCTACCGCACCGCTGACAATGAATTTTGGAGTAACCTTGCAAGGGAAAGCCAGCAGGAATTTAAGCGAAGCGGTACAGAGGGCAAATGTATTGAAGCAAGGGAATTAATTATCGCCCTGCCTGAAGTATATACAAGATACGAGCCGCAGGAAGTCCTTGAAGATTTTACGGAGGAGTTCCACAGGCGGTATGGTGTGGAGTGCGTGTCAGCCCTCCACCACAACAAACGCAAGACAAACTATCATATCCACCTTATCTTCAGCGAAAGAAAACTGCTTCCTGAACCTGACATCAAGAGAGCCACACGCAGCGTGTTCTATGATGAAACAGGCAAAAGGGTACGCACCAAGAAAGAAATCACAGGGGAGGACGGACAGATACGAAAAGGCTGTACCGTCATAAAAAAGGGCGAGGTTTACGAAAGCCACCTCTTTACCGTGAAAGATGATAAATTCAAAAGTGAGCCTTTTCTTCGGGAGGTAAAAGAGATTTACACCGACCTTATCAATCGGCATATCTCCGATCCCGAACAGCAGTTAAAGGTGTTTGATAAGAACAGCGTTTATCTTCCCACCAAGAAAATCGGTAAGAACAATCCCAAAGCCGCCGAGATTGAAGCGGATAACACCGCAAGGCAGGAATGGAACAGGACAGCGGATATGGCGTTGTTATCGGGTATTTCCGAAGCAAAGATTTTAGAAGTCAAGCAGACCGAGATACACGAAAAAGCAAGTCAGTCAATCATGAGCAAAGGCTGGTTACCTAATCTGTTCCGTGGGATTGTGGCAAAGGCAAAAGATTTTCTGCAAAGCCTTATCAGGGAAAAGGATATGCCGCCCAAGCCTACACTTGATATTGATATGGCAGAGTTCCGCCATATGCGAAGCCTGATGATAAAAGCGCATGAGGGGGCAAAGGAAATCCGTCATTTACAAGACGATATTCTTCCAAAACTGAGAGCGCAGCTTGCCGATACAAAAGGGATTTTCAAGGGCAAAGAGCGTAAAACGATTACCGAGCAGATACAGCAGACGGAAAAGAAAATCTCCGTTAAGCTGGATAAGCTGCCCGATATTCTGAAAGAGGACGGTTATCCCGATGTGCAGGCGTTTATGCGTACTTTCCGAGAAATGGAAAGTGTTGTAGAACAATATAACCGTGACCTTGCCGAATGGGAACGTCAAGTCAGCAGGAAACCGACAGCCACCGCTAAGGCACAGTACAGACCGCCCGAAAAGCAAAGCGTGTTAAAACATCTGCGTGAGATACAGGAACGCAATAAACAGAAACCGCCCCAAAGACAGCGTAAGAAATCCTTTGACAGAGATAGCCGATAG
- a CDS encoding CPBP family intramembrane glutamic endopeptidase — translation MYRLYKKNELNFSLVWIISYVVLFSVADSFSASLGTEKIIAAPVAIVFTLLLLVFVSKHNLKEKYGLCSFNGSLRNFLYFTPLLLIMSINLWNGVTMKLSVLETVLYILSMLCVGFIEEIIFRGFLFKALYNDNVKLAIVISSVTFGIGHIVNLLNGKDLIPTLLQVCYAIAIGFLFTIIFYKGKSLLPCIIAHSFVNSSSVFAVENSSMKFHIISSAVLCIISLSYALWILKKTKQFDEYENNDRR, via the coding sequence ATGTATCGTTTATATAAGAAAAATGAATTAAATTTCTCATTGGTTTGGATTATTTCCTATGTTGTTTTGTTTAGTGTTGCTGACAGCTTTTCTGCTTCGCTTGGCACTGAAAAAATAATTGCTGCACCCGTTGCTATAGTTTTTACATTGCTTCTTTTAGTTTTTGTGAGTAAACACAACTTAAAAGAAAAATACGGTCTGTGTTCTTTTAATGGAAGCCTTAGAAATTTCTTATATTTTACTCCGCTACTTCTAATTATGAGTATTAACCTATGGAATGGCGTTACGATGAAGCTGTCTGTTTTAGAAACTGTGTTATATATTTTAAGTATGCTCTGCGTTGGATTCATTGAAGAAATTATTTTTCGTGGATTTCTGTTCAAAGCATTATACAATGACAATGTAAAGTTGGCGATTGTTATCTCAAGTGTTACTTTTGGAATTGGACATATTGTAAACTTACTGAACGGAAAAGATTTAATACCTACACTCTTACAAGTTTGTTATGCAATCGCAATAGGTTTTCTTTTTACAATTATTTTTTACAAAGGAAAGAGCCTTTTACCGTGTATTATTGCACATAGTTTTGTAAATTCTTCGAGCGTTTTTGCTGTTGAAAATTCTTCAATGAAGTTTCATATTATTTCAAGTGCAGTATTATGTATTATTAGCTTAAGTTACGCACTGTGGATATTGAAAAAAACAAAACAATTTGATGAATATGAAAATAATGATAGGCGGTGA
- a CDS encoding helix-turn-helix domain-containing protein, with product MKKEITFTAKQVGERVKERRTELNLTMPELGKRVGVNKSTIQRYEADGVDPKRTMIINGLAEALLTTPEWLTGLSEDKEYDSRTLCARDMEEHIKKYLDTVSSVVKGEPHQQLLTTFLGKMIDLYTVMAYHFADATAEVDRVAEDEGLKQSLRRYAIESRAIMERVYRKEMELPIEDMKQFLDGILHIYDEGRTAVKMGDLFGIVTAAEERVAEKEKFRGSLTSENDD from the coding sequence TTGAAAAAAGAAATTACATTCACCGCAAAACAGGTCGGTGAACGAGTGAAAGAACGCCGAACAGAATTAAACTTAACAATGCCCGAACTTGGTAAGCGTGTCGGGGTAAACAAATCTACTATTCAGAGATATGAAGCGGACGGAGTAGACCCGAAGCGTACAATGATTATCAATGGACTGGCAGAGGCACTCCTGACCACTCCCGAATGGCTGACAGGACTTTCCGAAGATAAGGAATATGATAGCCGCACTTTATGTGCAAGGGATATGGAGGAACATATCAAAAAATATCTTGATACGGTTTCTTCTGTGGTAAAGGGAGAACCGCACCAACAGCTGCTCACGACATTCCTCGGAAAGATGATTGACCTCTATACGGTTATGGCTTATCACTTTGCAGACGCAACGGCTGAAGTTGACCGTGTAGCGGAGGACGAAGGCTTAAAGCAGTCCTTACGCCGCTATGCGATTGAGTCAAGGGCAATTATGGAAAGAGTTTACCGTAAAGAAATGGAACTTCCTATCGAGGATATGAAGCAGTTTTTAGATGGGATTTTACATATCTACGATGAGGGACGCACCGCTGTAAAGATGGGCGACCTGTTCGGGATAGTGACAGCAGCTGAAGAAAGGGTTGCTGAAAAAGAAAAATTCCGTGGCTCTTTGACAAGTGAAAACGATGACTGA